Genomic window (Culex pipiens pallens isolate TS chromosome 3, TS_CPP_V2, whole genome shotgun sequence):
AAAATGCTTTAAAGAAgaccaaagtgctgatatgtcaACAGTAGGTTCTCGATGGAATcatatgctgttcccctagttcaaatttgaaattaaacataaatctttttaaagaaaaaaaacgaaaaaaagtttctattaaatagaaaattttatgtgatttatgTCCGATGCACATACGACcttttgacttcactcgctaGTAAAGTATCAATATTTAAAtcatttgcaatttttaaagaataacccctgaaatttaaagtttggtattatttttttattaattctttGTTAGAAAAAAGTATCCTCTAACCAGTGTTCCTGTTCACCGCGTTTCAAACTCCTTCTCTGTTTTCTGTACATACTCCTTCAAACACCAGCACCACGTGTGCACACGTACAAACCTAAACTCTGCCGTGTACAGGCTGTACGCGCACACGAACCTCGAGTTTAAAAGCGAACCTTGCACCCCGGATACACGgataaaaaagagttcccaaaatcctgaacaagcgttcatgaaaatgggaaccaggAACAAAGTGTCTCTTCGCTCGCACTGCGTTGCACTCGAGGTTTGCACCCCGTGTTTTTTACCGCATGTAAACCTTGAGTGCGCCGTTCGGGTAGAACTCAAACATGGTGTGTTCGAGATTCATCTGTACTGACAACTTGTACGGCGTGTAAACGTACCGTGCGTTTCGAGAAGACTGACTCTAACAATAAATGTTCGTTAAAACAAGAATTTTGGGacaacaaaaatcatgaaagaAGTGATTCGTTTCCTTGTGATTTGTTAATGATTTACGCATATCGTTCCAACTATTGTCTCGCCAGGTGTCTGGGACACGTCCAAGGTGTCCCTGGTCGAGTTCATCGCCGCCATCCGGCTGGCCGGAATCGCCACGATGCTGCACCGGGACGCCCAACAGAACGGCGTGCAGCTGATTCTGGACGTGGACGGGCTCTCGATGGGACAAATCACCAACTTTACACCCCGCTGCTGCAGCTACCTGTTCAGCCTGATGGACTACTGCACGCCGGTCGTGACCAAGGGGCTGCACGTGGTCAACAACGGGATGCTGTTCAACGTGCTGTTTTCCACGCTGAAACCCTTCATGAGCCGGGACCTGCGCTCGAAAACGGTGATGCATGGCAAAAACTGGAACTCGCTGGCGAAGCACATCAAGCCGCGCTTTTTGCCACCCAAGTACGGCGGGAGCTCGTCGGCACCGGACTTTGACGGGGAACTGTTTGCCAAGCTGTTCCAGCACTACGAGGGGTACTTCAACGGTGAGGAGTTGAGCGGGTTTTATGGGTTCGATTAAATGAAATGAGCTTTTTTTATTCTGATTTCAGAGTACGACTCGTACGGGTTCACCGGAAATCCAGATTCAAAGTAAATATTTGGTTAAAAAGGTGTGTAATTCataagattttaaaataatactgTAAACTGCATTAAAAAAAGAGTCTACGTAAGATAATttacaaaatggtcaaaaataaagataaaacaacaaataaccGACTGCACAGCCCTCAAAAAATTCCccaacaacattaaaaaaaataaactgtgcGTGAAAAACTGTAAGTTACTTTTAATTGTTGATACATATAAAATAAGGCTGTGATACTCACTGTCGCAGTCAAACGCCGACACACTTGTTAACCTCTTCCTAAAATCTATTCTCTATTCACAGTCAAAGTGAAATGATCAAAGTGTAGTGCACAATAATTTAACTAATAGTAAAACTCTCCACAGAAAGATTACGCTTgattctcaaattttaaattttcgtttgTACAATCACAATTTCCTGCAAGACCACAAATAACTTTTGCCTCGCCACACGCAATTTTCCccatcaaataaaaacaatcagtCGGTGAGTGATTTGAGAATCAATCCAATAAAACATCAGGCTGAGAGTGGTGGTTGGTTATCTTTGGAAAGGTACACACTTCCAAACGTGCACTCACCCCTCtagtgatgatgatggtgggcCGGCTTGGCGTCACTTCCGGTTATCGCGTTTCCATTGGTGATCGCTGGCTGCGCAGGAGCTTCACCGCCTCCCGTTTCCAAGTTCTTGAGCTGTTGGTTCCACATGTCCGCGTACACGCCGTGCCGCTCGAGCAGTGCCTCGTGCCGGCCCCGTTCCACAATCTGCCCATCCTTCAGCACCAGAATCTCGTCCGAGTGGATGATGGTAGACAGTCGGTGGGCGATGATTAGGGTGGTTCGGTTGGCGCAAACCCGACTCAGGGCCGCTTGAATGTTGCGCTCAGTTTGAGTGTCCAACGCACTGGTCGCTTCGTCCAACAGCACGATGAAGGGCGACTTGAGGATTGTACGGGCGATCGCGACGCGTTGCTTTTCACCTCCGCTCAGCCGCAAGCCACGCTCGCCGACCTGCGTTTCGTACTTCTCCGGGAAGGTGAGAATTTTGTCGTGGATGTCGGCCGTCTTGGCCGCCACGATGACGTCCACATCCGGAGCATCCACCCTTCCGTACTGGATGTTGTACTTGATGGTGTTGTTGAACAGAACCGTGTCCTGCGGAACCACCCCGATGGCCTTTCGCAGCGAAGACTGGCGCACGGTTTTGATGTTTTGGCCGTCGATCGAGATGGAACCGCTCTCGACGTCGTAAAAGCGGAACAACAGCCGCATGATCGTACTCTTACCGGCGCCGGAAGGTCCCACCAGGGCCACCGTCTTGCCCGCCGGCACGGAAAAGTTTACATTTCGTAGCACGAACCGTTCCGGAGTGTAGCCAAAGGTCACGTCGGAGAAATCGATCGCGCCTCCGCGAATAACGGCCAGCTCGCCGGCTCCCGGAGCGTCGATCACTTCCTTCTCCTCCTTCATCAGGTCGAACATGTTCTCCATGTCGACAAAGTTCTTCTGGATTGCTCTGTGGAGGAAAAAGAGGTAGACATTAGCATTGTAGAATAAATTCTACTAAAATTTGGTAGCCAGATCCACTGCGTAttaagttaaccgcaaagatgattcgtcgaaatggattgagtttgagaATGATTGTTCAAAGGACAACGCTTAATATTTTGGAAAGGAAGAAACGCTCCCGTTTTATTTCCCATAAAACAGCAGGTTTGCCGTAAAGAAAGGAACAAAGAATGAAAATTACAAGAAGTAGAAAGGAGGAATCcagtacagtacttgttcgataactgggctgagaacgtagcccagtcaccgaatgctgctcgctaactggactgaacgaaaaataacgaggggaccaccgatgcataatattttcctgatgaaatataaaaataaaatataatccaTCCATTAatccctcggtcatttcggtttgttttgggtttttgacgtttgtcagctttttaactgggctacggcccagttatcaaacgcccagttaaaaagcagcccagttaccgaacaactacagTCAtctcacatattcggaacacccacaaattcagaacacttttatgataatttgtcaatagcatgccaaaagtagcttttctgtcgaccttactatttttagaaccttcatttggacattatcttgctatttcactagtaaaagtagtactttttgaactaaaacttcattccaagactattttgtccagagcagcaaaacactgcctccaaatggcctgtttcataattgtgggatgttattgtgcctcccacaattgtggaacacctgaatttaactgacattttcacaaaaaagttatcaaaccatgtataaaacatcactaagcttgagttttattggtttcagtgtgtgaagtcattatttggtaataaatatgtactcctggagagatccaaagtttgtttacattcgtaagaaaaaagtgttccgaatttgtggatttcaagggtcaaagtaattcttcaaaaacttcatataaaagttaaaatttgcagatgttcgatacagcattcaaaagatcgcaagaaaagctttcaaatgaaggtaaaagcgaatcattaagttcaattatcgatttgctatgattttttgaacattggccgatctggaaaccgttccgaatatgtgggatgactgtactgtaTAGGAAAAATCAGGCAAGGTAGCAAAAAAAGAAGTATAAAAAAGCCGAATAGCACAGGAGTAAGGGAAACTAGGTAAAAGAACTAGAAAAAAAGGTAAAGGAGCAAAGCAGTAGAGGAGTAAAAGAGCAAAAACgagcttcgctaggagacggtgattttagtgGATTACTGACTGGATTTCGTTATGTattgtgatgattgtctaagcccaggTTGCCTAGgcatcgataattgggaataaacccaattccacctgaacctgGGACAAGGTAAAATGTCCAGGTGTCCCCAAGTAGGTTTTGAAGGAGTCTTCTAATCTAAGAATGAAAAGGAATAGAATTAGGCAAAGTACCAAGTTTGAAAGGAGCAAAGGAGTAGTTAGAGAGCAGAAACTAATTTTCTCTTTACTCCTTTGCTCCTTTCAAACTTGGTACTTTGCCTTGTTTTTACTCCTTCTTTGTTCTTTTGCTTTCacattttactgtttttctctttttctctttttattgtgaaagattgtaaaaaaaaagatttaaggcGTGGAAAGAAATAAAGGAGAAGAGAGGAGTAATCAAGTAAAGGACTAGAAAGAAGTAATCAAGTAAAAGAGTAAAGAGgaataaaaagaagaaaaaaaagaagtagaAAAGTTATCAAGCAATAGATAAAGGTataaaaaagaagtaaaaattAGTAACTTTTCGTTTCAACTCGTTTGCTTTTTGACACCTTCATTCCTTTCCACTCCTCTTTACTCCTTTTATTTCTTGTAACTCCTGGATACTCCTTTCTCTACCCCTCGTTACTTTTTATTCCTAGAGGTGTTTAAAAGAGTGAAGGTTTAGAAAAGATTTAAGGTGTAGAAAGTAGTAAAAACAGCAAAGGTGTAAAAGGAGTTAAGAAAAAGCGGTTAGTAAAGGAGTAACGAGGATTAGAAAGGAGCAAAACTGAGTAGAAAAATACTTGACTCCTTCATATTCCT
Coding sequences:
- the LOC120420933 gene encoding alpha-tocopherol transfer protein-like → MSIKFNEHNHPTLELDGGFHVCLHRAVYDEDLQLRTSASEDLSEETAKALADLRRLVTATPNLNFPLELSTNWMVPVYLRCCENDAKRAFDILDYSYRLLYRENEFTKSYAQIRHVFELGLMRYLPECTDDGAIIAVIQMGRVWDTSKVSLVEFIAAIRLAGIATMLHRDAQQNGVQLILDVDGLSMGQITNFTPRCCSYLFSLMDYCTPVVTKGLHVVNNGMLFNVLFSTLKPFMSRDLRSKTVMHGKNWNSLAKHIKPRFLPPKYGGSSSAPDFDGELFAKLFQHYEGYFNEYDSYGFTGNPDSK